In the Anastrepha obliqua isolate idAnaObli1 chromosome 1, idAnaObli1_1.0, whole genome shotgun sequence genome, one interval contains:
- the LOC129236238 gene encoding putative aminopeptidase W07G4.4, with amino-acid sequence MLVGKGVTYDTGGADIKAGGVMAGMSRDKCGAAAVAGFMQIVNEKKPDDVHVMAALCMVRNSVGEEL; translated from the coding sequence ATGCTGGTGGGTAAGGGAGTCACCTACGATACTGGCGGTGCCGATATCAAAGCTGGTGGTGTAATGGCTGGCATGTCACGTGATAAGTGTGGTGCAGCTGCTGTCGCTGGATTTATGCAGATTGTCAATGAGAAAAAGCCCGATGATGTGCACGTTATGGCTGCTCTCTGCATGGTACGAAATTCGGTAGGTGAGGAATTATAA